The Prunus persica cultivar Lovell chromosome G7, Prunus_persica_NCBIv2, whole genome shotgun sequence genome has a segment encoding these proteins:
- the LOC18771620 gene encoding uncharacterized protein LOC18771620 yields MANAVTMGARSLPSHSARVNSHVPFSPPLSLAASTTTSSHGFFLKLNLHSGHCHRPNQTTPARASYEERNSLVPSDDAEDGVLLGTMKLPSDTDVPRFQILLFQWANSLAQGANLPLPSPLKVDKIAGGTRLGFITIGDGETEVLVYIDCLVFPADADSGPIFRAVRNGRLKDKTPPGEPRIMRSLMQALQKSVEIARV; encoded by the exons ATGGCCAATGCTGTGACTATGGGAGCGAGGTCACTCCCTTCCCACTCCGCACGTGTCAATTCCCACGTGCCattctctccccctctctcaCTGGCAGcttccaccaccaccagcagCCACGGCTTCTTCCTCAAGCTTAATTTACACTCCGGCCACTGCCACCGCCCAAATCAAACGACACCGGCCAGGGCGTCGTATGAGGAAAGAAACAGCCTCGTCCCTTCCGACGACGCTGAAGATGGCGTCTTGCTTGGGACCATGAAATTGCCCTCGGATACCGACGTTCCCAGATTCCAGATCTTGCTCTTCCAG TGGGCTAATAGTCTCGCCCAAGGAGCTAACTTGCCTCTCCCTTCGCCTTTAAAG GTGGACAAAATTGCAGGTGGGACTAGATTGGGTTTTATTACAATTGGGGACGGGGAGACTGAGGTCCTTGTGTACATAGATTGCTTGGTTTTTCCAGCAGACGCTGATTCTGGGCCGATTTTCCGAGCTGTGAGAAATGGACGCTTGAAGGATAAGACGCCTCCTGGTGAGCCAAGAATCATGAGAAGTCTTATGCAGGCTCTTCAGAAGTCGGTTGAAATCGCTAGAGTGTAA